One window from the genome of Ovis canadensis isolate MfBH-ARS-UI-01 breed Bighorn chromosome 21, ARS-UI_OviCan_v2, whole genome shotgun sequence encodes:
- the NPAS4 gene encoding neuronal PAS domain-containing protein 4, with product MYRSTKGASKARRDQINAEIRNLKELLPLAEADKVRLSYLHIMSLACIYTRKGVFFAGGTPLAGSTGLLSAQELEDIVAALPGFLLVFTAEGKLLYLSESVSEHLGHSMVDLVAQGDSIYDIIDPADHLTVRQQLALPSALDTDRLFRCRFNTSKSLRRQSAGNKLVLIRGRFHAHPPGAYWAGNPVFTAFCAPLETRPRPGPGPGPGPGPASLFLAMFQSRHAKDLALLDISESVLIYLGFERSELLCKSWYGLLHPEDLGHASAQHYRLLAESGDIQAEMVVRLLAKPGGWAWIYCLLYSEGPEGPITANNYPISDMEAWSLRQQLNSEETQAAYVLGTPTMLPSFPENILSQEQCSSPNPLFTMGPPRSTSFPSAPELGAVSTSEELPRAPKDLGFSYLTFPSGPQPSLQADLSKDLVCTPPYTPHQPGGCAFLFSLHEPFQTHMPAPSSSLQEQLTPSTVTFSDQLTPNSATFPDPLTSPLQGQLTETSARSYEDPCTSTFPDQLLPSTATFPEPLSSPAQEQLTSPSTSFQAHLNSPRQTFPEQLSPNSSKTYFAQEGCSFLYEKLPPSPSSPGNGDCTLLALAQLRGPLSVDVPLVPEGLLTPEASPVKQSFFHYSEKEQSEIDRLIQQISQLAQGMDRPFSAEAGTGGLEPLGGLEPLDSNLSLSGAGPPVLSLELKPWKCQDLDFLTDPDLFLEETPVEDIFMDLSTPDPNGEWESEDPEAAVPGGASSPCNNLSPEDRSFLEDLATYETAFETGVSAFPYDGFTDELHQLQSQVQDSFHKDGSGGEPTF from the exons ATGTACCGCTCCACCAAGGGCGCCTCCAAGGCGCGCCGCGACCAGATCAACGCTGAGATCCGGAACCTCAAGGAGCTGCTGCCGCTGGCCGAAGCGGACAAGGTCCGGCTGTCCTACCTGCACATTATGAGTCTTGCCTGCATCTACACTCGCAAGGGAGTCTTCTTCGCTGGAG GCACTCCTCTGGCGGGCTCCACAGGGCTTCTCTCAGCTCAAGAGCTTGAAGACATAGTGGCGGCACTACCTGGATTTCTGCTTGTGTTCACAGCAGAGGGGAAGCTGCTATATCTGTCTGAGAGTGTGAGCGAGCATCTGGGCCACTCCATG GTGGACCTGGTTGCCCAGGGTGACAGTATCTATGACATCATTGATCCAGCTGACCACCTAACTGTGCGCCAGCAActtgccctgccctctgccctggaTACTG ATCGCCTCTTCCGCTGTCGCTTCAACACCTCCAAGTCCCTCAGGCGCCAGAGTGCAGGCAACAAACTGGTGCTTATTCGAGGTCGATTCCACGCTCACCCACCTGGGGCCTACTGGGCAGGAAATCCTGTGTTCACAGCTTTCTGTGCTCCACTGGAGACAAGACCccgccctggccctggccctggccctggtcCTGGCCCAGCCTCACTCTTCCTCGCCATGTTCCAGAGTCGTCATGCTAAGGACCTGGCCCTTCTGGATATCTCAGAGAG TGTCCTAATCTACCTGGGCTTTGAGCGCAGTGAGCTGCTCTGTAAATCATGGTATGGATTGCTACACCCTGAGGACCTGGGCCACGCTTCTGCTCAACACTACCGCTTGT TGGCTGAAAGTGGAGATATTCAGGCAGAGATGGTGGTGAGACTGCTGGCTAAGCCTGGAGGCTGGGCATGGATTTACTGCCTTTTATATTCAGAAGGTCCAGAGGGCCCCATTACTGCCAATAACTACCCAATCAG TGACATGGAAGCCTGGAGCCTCCGCCAGCAGTTGAACTCTGAAGAAACCCAGGCAGCCTATGTCCTGGGCACCCCGACCATGTTGCCCTCATTCCCGGAGAACATCCTCTCCCAGGAGCAGTGCTCCAGCCCTAATCCACTCTTCACCATGGGGCCTCCCAGAAGCACCAGCTTCCCCAGTGCTCCTGAGCTAGGTGCTGTCTCAACATCAGAAGAGCTTCCCCGAGCACCCAAAGACCTTGGCTTCAGTTACCTGACATTCCCATCAGGCCCTCAGCCTTCTCTTCAAGCAGACCTGAGCAAGGACCTCGTGTGCACGCCACCCTACACACCCCACCAGCCAGGAGGCTGTGCCTTCCTCTTCAGCCTCCATGAGCCCTTCCAGACCCACATGCCCGCTCCATCCAGCTCTCTACAAGAACAGCTGACTCCAAGCACCGTGACCTTCTCTGATCAGTTGACGCCCAACAGTGCAACTTTCCCAGATCCACTGACTAGCCCACTACAAGGACAACTGACTGAAACCTCAGCGAGAAGCTATGAAGATCCTTGCACCTCCACCTTCCCAGACCAGCTGCTTCCCAGCACTGCCACCTTCCCAGAGCCTCTGAGCAGCCCTGCCCAGGAGCAGCTAACATCTCCCAGCACATCATTCCAAGCACACCTGAACAGCCCCAGGCAAACTTTCCCAGAACAACTGAGCCCCAATTCCAGCAAGACTTACTTCGCCCAGGAGGGATGCAGTTTTCTCTATGAGAAGTTGCCCCCAAGTCCTAGCAGCCCTGGTAATGGGGATTGCACACTCTTGGCCCTAGCCCAGCTCCGGGGTCCCCTCTCTGTGGATGTGCCCCTGGTGCCCGAAGGCCTGCTTACACCTGAGGCCTCACCAGTCAAGCAGAGTTTTTTCCACTATTCTGAGAAGGAGCAGAGTGAGATAGACCGTCTCATTCAGCAGATCAGCCAGTTGGCTCAGGGCATGGACCGACCCTTCTCGGCTGAGGCTGGCACGGGTGGGCTGGAACCACTTGGGGGGCTGGAGCCCCTGGACTCTAACCTTTCCCTGTCGGGGGCTGGTCCCCCTGTGCTCAGCCTGGAACTGAAACCCTGGAAATGCCAGGATCTGGATTTCCTGACTGACCCTGATCTGTTCCTGGAAGAGACGCCCGTGGAAGACATCTTCATGGATCTCTCTACCCCAGACCCCAATGGGGAATGGGAGTCTGAGGATCCCGAGGCAGCGGTCCCTGGAGGGGCCTCATCGCCTTGCAACAACCTGTCCCCAGAAGACCGCAGCTTCCTGGAGGACCTGGCCACATATGAAACCGCCTTTGAGACAGGTGTCTCAGCATTCCCCTACGATGGGTTTACTGATGAGTTGCATCAACTCCAGagccaagttcaagacagcttcCATAAAG atGGAAGTGGAGGGGAACCAACGTTTTGA